One Amblyomma americanum isolate KBUSLIRL-KWMA chromosome 8, ASM5285725v1, whole genome shotgun sequence DNA window includes the following coding sequences:
- the LOC144102195 gene encoding uncharacterized protein LOC144102195 produces MVLCAIVGCSNRSDSSRRKKKPTNTNFYRIPRIIADKCERSKTLSTNRRTLWLSRIKRADLDPDNPNFRVCGAHFTTGAPADLFDNTNPDWAPSLHLGYSTKPVGSDRHDRSLQRRQRKRCAETEMTGSEEPCGVAAPVPDVPPSPHQAEEVDAAGEETGVYVQTDMGMSDIGALEQECIRLNDCVYTTRSEKVQLEMTEESLRSSEPKVVFYTGIASFTTLLAIFKMLEPFVSYSVNNSLAKFQEFVLFLMKIKLNLQNADLAFRFNVSESTVSRIFDKWLHVAHCRLKSQVMWPERSALQRTMPQAFYDSFGSDVAVIIDCFEIKIERPSSYLPRSETWSTYKGSNTAKYLIGIAPQGIVTFISEGWGGRVSDKHITEHCGLLDNLLPGDVVLADRGFNVADSVGFYRARLHQPAYTKGKKQLSAAEVESTRKLANVRIHVERVIGLIRNKFLLLKSVLPIDYVTCRQGDSITPLDKIVTVCCAVQFMPFDCRSIEGTEQRECARIC; encoded by the exons ATGGTTTTGTGCGCTATAGTTGGCTGCTCAAACCGTAGCGACAGCTCAAGGAGAAAGAAGAAGCCGACGAACACAAATTTCTACCGAATTCCGAGGATCATAGCAGACAAGTGCGAGCGTTCAAAGACGCTTAGTACAAATCGGCGCACACTGTGGCTGTCACGAATTAAGCGAGCCGACTTGGACCCGGACAACCCCAACTTCCGTGTGTGCGGAGCGCACTTTACCACAG GGGCGCCAGCCGATTTGTTTGACAACACGAACCCAGACTGGGCCCCGTCATTGCATCTCGGTTACAGCACTAAGCCAGTCGGCTCGGATCGCCACGATCGCAGCCTGCAACGACGGCAGCGAAAACGATGTGCCGAGACCGAGATGACCGGGTCGGAAGAGCCGTGCGGCGTCGCCGCACCCGTGCCCGATGTTCCCCCATCGCCGCATCAGGCCGAGGAGGTCGACGCCGCCGGAGAAGAAACAG GTGTTTATGTGCAGACAGACATGGGCATGAGCGACATTGGGGCATTAGAACAAGAATGCATCAGACTCAACGACTGCGTGTACACTACACGTTCCGAAAAGGTGCAGCTTGAGATGACCGAAGAATCATTGAGAAGTTCAGAGCCCAAGGTAGTATTCTACACAGGGATTGCAAGCTTCACAACGCttcttgcaattttcaaaatgctAGAGCCATTTGTTTCATACAGTGTGAACAACAGCCTGGCAAAGTTTCAAGAATTTGTGCTCTTCCTGATGAAGATCAAGCTAAATCTTCAGAATGCTGACTTGGCCTTCAGATTCAATGTGTCTGAATCTACTGTCTCACGCATTTTTGACAAATGGCTTCATGTAGCTCACTGCCGCTTGAAGTCTCAAGTTATGTGGCCCGAACGAAGTGCGCTGCAGCGCACCATGCCGCAAGCATTCTATGATTCATTCGGCAGTGATGTGGCCGTCATCATAGACTGTTTTGAAATCAAGATTGAGAGACCGTCCTCATACTTGCCGAGGAGTGAAACGTGGTCGACTTACAAGGGCAGCAACACTGCAAAGTACTTGATAGGGATTGCCCCACAGGGTATTGTCACGTTCATCTCGGAGGGCTGGGGAGGCCGAGTAAGTGACAAACATATCACGGAACACTGCGGGCTCCTAGACAACTTGCTTCCTGGAGACGTTGTTCTAGCAGATCGAGGGTTTAACGTCGCAGACAGTGTTGGTTTCTACCGTGCCCGGCTACATCAGCCAGCATACACAAAAGGCAAGAAACAGCTGTCGGCTGCAGAAGTGGAAAGCACAAGGAAGCTTGCTAATGTACGTATTCAcgtggaaagagtaattggacTCATAAGGAACAAGTTTCTGCTGCTGAAGTCTGTCCTTCCGATTGACTATGTGACATGTCGACAAGGTGACAGCATCACTCCACTCGACAAAATTGTGACTGTGTGCTGCGCAGTCCAATTTATGCCCTTCGATTGTCGCAGCATTGAAGGAACCGAGCAAAGAGAATGTGCCCGAATCTGTTGA